From Armatimonadota bacterium, a single genomic window includes:
- the nusB gene encoding transcription antitermination factor NusB yields MSRRRTRELALQVMFEVDVGRQPLQDALARVRGEVGETEWAYLHEICTGTWARRPELDRILQGLTTDWALDRLANTDRTVLRLAAYELLHTETPPQVVINEAVELAKRYGTEDSGRFVNGVLGALVRRHRRAPVGDDH; encoded by the coding sequence ATGTCCCGGCGGCGGACCCGAGAACTGGCCCTGCAGGTGATGTTCGAGGTCGATGTCGGCCGGCAGCCCCTCCAGGACGCCCTGGCCCGGGTCCGGGGGGAGGTCGGCGAGACGGAGTGGGCGTACCTGCACGAGATCTGCACGGGCACCTGGGCCCGGCGGCCGGAGCTGGACCGCATCCTCCAGGGGCTGACCACGGACTGGGCCCTGGATCGTCTGGCCAACACCGACCGCACCGTCCTGCGCCTGGCCGCCTACGAACTCCTCCACACCGAGACCCCGCCACAGGTCGTGATCAACGAGGCCGTGGAGCTCGCCAAGCGCTACGGTACGGAGGATTCCGGTCGGTTCGTCAACGGCGTGCTGGGTGCCCTGGTGCGCCGGCACCGGCGGGCGCCCGTCGGCGATGACCACTGA
- a CDS encoding Xaa-Pro peptidase family protein yields the protein MVRVERLRALMEERGVEAMLIQKAENRRHLTGFTGSAGVVLVTPREALLLVDFRYVEQAGVEASGFEVIKADRQFIDTLVEVVAARGLRRIGFESDGLTYKQYDDFSRRLAPASLVPIDGVDRLRWVKDREEIERITRAVEIADRAFAHIRGMLRPGAVERDLAIEMEFFMRRQGAEKEAFETIVASGPRSALPHGRASDRALGAGEFVTLDFGAMVDGYVSDCTRTVVLGETTPRHEEIYGIVLRAQQEALAGLRPGMTGREADALARNVIAASGYGEAFGHSLGHGVGLAVHEGPTLSPREEAVLSPGMVVTVEPGIYLPGWGGVRIEDLVVITADGCRVLTRAPKELSVP from the coding sequence ATGGTCCGCGTGGAGCGCCTCCGCGCGCTCATGGAGGAGCGCGGTGTGGAGGCGATGCTGATCCAGAAGGCCGAGAACCGACGTCACCTCACCGGATTCACCGGATCCGCCGGGGTCGTCCTCGTCACGCCGCGGGAGGCGCTCCTGCTCGTGGACTTCCGCTATGTCGAGCAGGCGGGCGTGGAGGCCTCCGGATTCGAGGTGATCAAAGCCGACCGGCAGTTCATCGACACGCTGGTCGAGGTCGTCGCGGCCCGGGGGCTCCGGCGCATCGGATTCGAAAGCGACGGGCTCACCTACAAGCAGTACGACGATTTCTCCCGCCGCCTCGCTCCCGCCTCGCTGGTTCCCATAGACGGGGTGGACCGCCTGCGCTGGGTTAAAGACCGCGAGGAGATCGAGCGCATCACCCGCGCCGTCGAGATCGCCGACCGTGCCTTCGCCCACATCCGGGGGATGCTCCGGCCGGGAGCGGTGGAGCGCGACCTCGCCATCGAGATGGAGTTCTTCATGCGCCGCCAAGGGGCGGAAAAGGAGGCGTTCGAGACCATCGTGGCCAGCGGGCCGCGATCGGCGCTCCCCCACGGGCGTGCCAGCGACCGCGCCCTGGGGGCGGGGGAGTTCGTCACCCTGGACTTCGGGGCGATGGTGGACGGCTACGTCTCCGACTGCACCCGCACCGTGGTCCTGGGAGAAACGACCCCCAGGCACGAGGAGATCTACGGGATCGTGCTCCGGGCCCAGCAGGAGGCGCTGGCCGGTCTCAGACCGGGAATGACCGGTCGGGAGGCGGACGCTCTGGCGCGGAACGTCATCGCCGCGTCCGGGTACGGCGAGGCCTTCGGCCACAGCCTGGGTCACGGCGTCGGCCTGGCCGTTCACGAGGGGCCGACGCTCTCGCCGCGCGAGGAGGCCGTGCTCTCGCCCGGCATGGTGGTCACGGTGGAGCCGGGGATCTACCTTCCGGGCTGGGGCGGGGTGCGTATCGAGGACCTCGTCGTGATCACCGCCGACGGCTGCCGCGTGCTGACCCGCGCGCCGAAGGAGTTGTCGGTCCCGTAG
- a CDS encoding prepilin-type N-terminal cleavage/methylation domain-containing protein, producing the protein MRRRQAGWTLVELLVVLTLVAAAAAGLWRLQPLRGRLALRVAATALVSDLRMVQARSLGERNPDRAHGLVLSVGSDRYLRVVRTAGVVEAAEMRILPFGVRITYARFGGAVPTTVWFTGGSWFGAPSGGGTVTLASGPLRLCVRLMPATGRARVAHTGCP; encoded by the coding sequence ATGCGTCGGCGACAGGCCGGATGGACGCTGGTCGAGCTCCTGGTGGTCCTGACGCTCGTGGCCGCGGCGGCGGCCGGGCTGTGGCGCCTGCAGCCGTTGCGCGGCCGGCTGGCCCTGCGGGTCGCCGCCACGGCGCTGGTCAGCGACCTCCGCATGGTGCAGGCCCGCAGCCTCGGGGAGCGGAATCCCGACCGGGCCCACGGCCTTGTGCTGTCCGTGGGTTCGGACCGGTACCTGCGGGTTGTGCGCACCGCCGGAGTGGTGGAGGCGGCGGAGATGCGGATCCTCCCGTTCGGCGTGCGCATCACCTACGCGCGATTCGGCGGCGCGGTGCCGACGACCGTGTGGTTCACCGGCGGGAGCTGGTTTGGCGCGCCGTCCGGCGGGGGCACGGTCACCCTGGCCAGCGGCCCGCTCCGGCTGTGCGTGCGCCTGATGCCGGCAACCGGCCGGGCGCGCGTGGCGCACACGGGGTGCCCGTAG
- a CDS encoding polyprenyl synthetase family protein codes for MSAQAAVDDLAVFLATRARLVDDALDRYLPPATAHPAIIHEAMRYSVFAGGKHLRPLLVMASAEAYGARPQDVLPVACAVDLIHTYSLIHDDLPAMDNSDVRRGRPTCHIAFGEAIAILAGDALHALAFQLIADAAPVFGAERTLQVSAEIAAAIGTAGMVGGQVCDLLAEVPVRRFPGGTLPPKRPLPDTVREIHTRKTAALIRAAVRSGAILAGAPAHDLQALSVYGEHLGLAYQIIDDVLDVVGDAAKLGKPTGSDSAKATYPAAFGLERSRQIAAELTARARASLQPLGARARLLDALAGLLLTRDA; via the coding sequence ATGAGCGCGCAGGCGGCCGTTGACGATCTGGCCGTCTTTCTCGCCACCCGCGCCCGTCTGGTCGACGACGCGCTGGACCGCTACCTCCCTCCGGCCACGGCGCATCCGGCCATCATCCACGAGGCGATGCGGTACTCGGTCTTCGCCGGGGGGAAACACCTGCGCCCGCTGCTGGTGATGGCCTCGGCTGAGGCCTACGGCGCGAGGCCGCAGGATGTCCTCCCCGTGGCCTGCGCCGTGGACCTCATCCATACCTACTCGCTCATTCACGACGACCTGCCGGCGATGGACAACTCCGATGTCCGCCGCGGGCGTCCGACCTGTCACATCGCCTTCGGCGAAGCGATCGCCATCCTGGCCGGGGACGCGCTCCACGCCCTGGCCTTCCAGCTCATCGCGGATGCGGCCCCGGTCTTCGGCGCGGAGCGGACGCTGCAGGTCAGCGCCGAGATCGCCGCCGCCATCGGCACGGCGGGCATGGTCGGCGGGCAGGTGTGCGATCTGCTGGCCGAGGTGCCGGTGCGCCGCTTTCCCGGAGGCACGCTGCCTCCGAAGCGGCCGCTGCCCGACACGGTGCGGGAGATCCACACCCGCAAGACCGCCGCGCTGATCCGGGCCGCGGTGCGGTCGGGAGCCATCCTGGCCGGCGCCCCCGCCCACGACCTCCAGGCGCTGTCCGTCTACGGCGAACACCTCGGCCTCGCCTATCAGATCATCGACGACGTCCTCGATGTGGTGGGCGACGCGGCGAAACTCGGGAAACCGACGGGCAGCGACAGCGCCAAGGCCACCTATCCCGCGGCCTTCGGTCTGGAACGCTCCCGGCAGATCGCCGCCGAGCTGACCGCCCGGGCCCGGGCCAGCCTGCAGCCCCTGGGCGCGCGGGCGCGCCTGCTGGACGCGCTCGCCGGCCTCCTGCTCACGAGGGACGCGTGA
- a CDS encoding acylphosphatase: MTTDPVRAHLWISGVVQGVGFRFFAVRAARRHGVSGFVRNLPDGRVEVEAEGPREMVLGFIAEMQRGPAGAVVAAVDVQWEPPAGRQGFVIQ, encoded by the coding sequence ATGACCACTGACCCGGTGCGCGCCCACCTCTGGATCAGCGGCGTGGTGCAGGGGGTGGGGTTCCGGTTCTTTGCCGTCCGCGCCGCCCGCCGTCACGGCGTGAGCGGGTTCGTCCGCAATCTCCCCGACGGGCGGGTGGAGGTGGAGGCGGAGGGACCGCGTGAGATGGTCCTCGGGTTCATTGCGGAGATGCAGCGAGGTCCGGCGGGCGCCGTCGTCGCCGCGGTCGATGTGCAGTGGGAGCCGCCGGCGGGCCGCCAGGGGTTTGTCATCCAGTGA
- the efp gene encoding elongation factor P — translation MIASGEFRPGVVVELDGELFAVVQTHHHKRAQRQAFVRAKLRNVRTGAVLERNFTSDERVRQVYLDRKPMQFLYVQGDEYVMMDHETFEQLPLHRDLLGDAVHFLKENTDVTVVFYEGRPIGVELPNTVELQVVETSPGFRGDTAAGSSKPARLETGVTVQVPFFVNVGDRVRVDTRTGQYLERVK, via the coding sequence ATGATCGCCAGCGGAGAATTCCGGCCCGGCGTCGTCGTCGAGCTGGACGGCGAGTTGTTCGCCGTGGTCCAGACTCATCACCACAAGCGCGCCCAGCGTCAGGCCTTCGTGCGGGCGAAGCTGAGGAATGTGCGGACGGGCGCCGTGCTGGAGCGGAACTTCACCTCCGACGAGCGCGTCCGGCAGGTGTACCTCGACCGCAAGCCGATGCAGTTTCTCTACGTCCAGGGCGACGAGTACGTGATGATGGACCACGAGACCTTCGAGCAGCTGCCCCTACACCGGGACCTACTGGGCGACGCGGTGCACTTCCTCAAGGAGAACACCGATGTGACCGTGGTGTTCTACGAGGGGCGGCCGATCGGCGTCGAGCTGCCCAACACCGTGGAGCTCCAGGTGGTGGAGACCTCGCCGGGATTCCGCGGGGACACCGCGGCGGGCAGCAGCAAGCCGGCGCGTCTGGAGACGGGGGTCACCGTGCAGGTGCCCTTTTTCGTCAACGTGGGCGACCGGGTGCGTGTGGACACGCGGACCGGCCAGTACCTGGAACGCGTGAAGTAG
- a CDS encoding tetratricopeptide repeat protein, giving the protein MRRALFVLLLLGVAWVPTAAAQAPAPAQPLPPFDTLRFYDQARFEAAIAPYAQAVARNANDARAHYWLGVAYLHAARLHRFGLAPWAADHAGRAVASLERALQLQPAIEVMLVLADAYALVGAQDKLNELNVRLAALARPQPLR; this is encoded by the coding sequence ATGAGGCGCGCGCTGTTCGTCCTGCTGCTCCTCGGCGTCGCCTGGGTCCCCACCGCGGCGGCCCAGGCCCCCGCCCCGGCGCAGCCCCTGCCGCCCTTCGACACCCTGCGGTTCTACGACCAGGCGCGGTTCGAAGCGGCGATCGCCCCCTACGCCCAGGCGGTGGCCCGCAACGCGAACGACGCACGGGCGCACTACTGGCTGGGGGTCGCCTACCTGCACGCCGCGCGGTTGCACCGCTTCGGCCTGGCACCGTGGGCCGCCGATCACGCCGGGCGGGCCGTCGCCTCCCTTGAGCGGGCGCTGCAGCTGCAGCCGGCCATCGAGGTGATGCTGGTCCTGGCCGATGCCTACGCTCTGGTGGGAGCCCAGGACAAGCTCAACGAGCTGAATGTCCGTCTCGCCGCCCTGGCCCGCCCGCAGCCGCTCCGCTGA